A genome region from Helicobacter sp. 11S03491-1 includes the following:
- the nusA gene encoding transcription termination factor NusA, translating to MEKILDIIELIAYEKGLQVSMVSQVVKDSIIKMAKKEIDENTNYSVEEDPKERTLKLIQTLIVCEDNDTGVIQDPNNFIPLQKAKEMAQDVNIGDEIKYELSLEDMSRNAVNSLFRDLEFNIQRTIEDQLFEKFKSNTGKIITGVVVRVDEAQNTFIEIDEIRAILSIKNRIKGEKFVVGDTVSSILKHVSIDRNGIRLELSRTTPKMLEELLKLEVPEIKDGEVVIAKSARIPGDRAKIAVYSNNPKIDPIGSSVGVKGVRINAVSKELNGENIDCIEYSEVPEIFISKALSPANIISIKIQPSGDPTLPPKAIVNIMSDQKSKAIGKNGINIRLASMLTGHDIELIEIVSQKESQNTQDQAVSKVGIDALESLFRQ from the coding sequence ATGGAAAAAATATTAGATATTATTGAACTCATTGCCTATGAAAAAGGTCTTCAAGTTTCGATGGTTTCTCAAGTAGTCAAAGACTCTATTATCAAAATGGCAAAAAAAGAAATTGATGAAAATACAAATTATAGCGTTGAGGAAGATCCCAAAGAAAGAACGCTTAAACTCATTCAAACTCTTATAGTCTGTGAAGATAATGATACCGGAGTTATCCAAGATCCCAATAATTTTATCCCACTCCAAAAAGCCAAAGAAATGGCGCAAGATGTTAATATTGGCGATGAAATCAAATATGAGTTGAGTCTGGAAGATATGAGTAGAAATGCTGTGAATTCGCTTTTTAGAGATTTAGAATTTAATATCCAACGCACAATCGAAGATCAATTATTTGAAAAATTTAAATCCAATACGGGTAAAATCATTACCGGCGTTGTTGTAAGGGTAGATGAAGCGCAAAATACTTTTATTGAAATTGATGAAATACGAGCTATTCTTTCTATCAAAAATCGTATTAAGGGCGAAAAATTTGTTGTAGGCGATACTGTTTCTTCTATCCTCAAACATGTAAGCATTGATAGAAATGGCATTCGTCTGGAACTTTCACGCACTACTCCAAAAATGCTTGAAGAACTTTTAAAGCTTGAAGTCCCCGAAATTAAAGATGGTGAAGTTGTAATTGCAAAAAGTGCGAGAATTCCGGGAGATCGGGCAAAAATCGCTGTTTATTCTAACAATCCCAAAATTGACCCTATTGGCTCAAGTGTAGGGGTTAAGGGTGTAAGAATCAATGCGGTAAGCAAAGAATTAAATGGTGAAAATATTGATTGTATTGAATACTCTGAAGTGCCTGAAATATTTATTTCCAAAGCCCTCTCCCCTGCCAATATTATTAGCATCAAAATCCAACCCTCCGGCGATCCAACCCTCCCCCCAAAAGCTATCGTCAATATCATGAGTGATCAAAAAAGCAAAGCTATTGGCAAAAATGGGATTAATATCCGCCTTGCTTCCATGCTTACAGGACATGATATTGAACTTATTGAAATTGTTTCACAAAAAGAATCTCAAAATACACAAGACCAAGCTGTCTCAAAAGTCGGTATAGATGCTCTGGAATCACTCTTTAGACAATAA
- a CDS encoding HP0268 family nuclease: MELILAKTKLEDKTQKITLEKLAEKLNPEYNHMIYFDKSNNHKDLLKVVSFFQNKGKSAYLSEVKFGLDEKDYIYELHII; encoded by the coding sequence ATGGAATTGATACTTGCAAAAACCAAACTTGAAGATAAAACACAAAAAATTACTTTAGAAAAATTAGCAGAGAAATTAAATCCTGAATACAACCATATGATTTATTTTGATAAAAGTAATAATCATAAGGATTTATTAAAGGTCGTAAGTTTTTTTCAAAATAAAGGAAAAAGTGCTTATTTATCAGAAGTGAAATTTGGATTAGATGAAAAAGATTACATTTATGAGTTGCATATTATTTAG
- a CDS encoding phospholipase D-like domain-containing protein: MKNIIFRFLLIFLLFNTLYADKMLYFMPYEQKNALNSLIKSIQSSHKNIDISIYSFTHREIAKALKNAAKRGVNIRIIYDYESNINNPYSTIGYLSKYNHIQTCLLQGQKKQNKHKQYFGIMHQKLAIIDNHTLILGSANWSKNAFENNYEVLLLSDDTTLIAKAKNYYNKMFKRCTPY; this comes from the coding sequence ATGAAAAATATAATTTTTAGATTTCTTTTGATTTTTCTCTTGTTCAATACCCTCTATGCAGATAAAATGCTTTATTTTATGCCTTATGAACAAAAAAATGCTTTGAATTCTTTGATAAAGTCTATTCAATCTTCTCATAAAAATATTGATATTTCTATTTATAGTTTTACCCATAGAGAAATCGCCAAAGCTCTTAAAAATGCAGCAAAAAGAGGAGTTAATATCCGTATTATTTATGATTATGAATCCAATATCAACAACCCTTACTCCACCATCGGTTATCTTAGCAAATATAATCACATCCAAACTTGTCTCCTACAAGGACAAAAGAAACAAAATAAACACAAGCAATATTTTGGAATCATGCACCAAAAATTAGCCATTATAGATAATCACACCCTCATTCTCGGATCAGCAAACTGGAGTAAAAATGCTTTTGAAAATAACTATGAAGTCCTTTTGCTAAGTGATGATACAACACTGATTGCTAAAGCTAAAAACTATTACAACAAAATGTTTAAACGCTGCACGCCCTATTGA
- the miaB gene encoding tRNA (N6-isopentenyl adenosine(37)-C2)-methylthiotransferase MiaB translates to MKLYIETLGCAMNMRDSEHMIAELKTKEGYTLTEDAKEADLILINTCSVREKPERKLFSEIGQFALIKKPHAKIGICGCTASHMGEEIIKKAPSVNFVLGARNISKISEVIHRDKAVEVGVDYDDSTYVFDTAGNIGIKALLNISIGCDKRCAYCIVPHTRGKEISIPLDLILSEAEKLAQNGVKELMLLGQNVNNYGVRFSSNHKMINFAGLLREISKIEGIKRIRFTSPHPLHMDDEFLEEFASNPKICKCIHMPLQSGSSKILKSMRRGYTKEWYLNRVAKLKSLVPHVGIGTDIIVAFPGESEEDFAHTMDVLESVQFDTMYSFIYSPRPHTESYQWGKESIVSKEVASKRLAILQDKHKTILRDKAKKEIGHLHEVLIENIKHGEDSFSEGRSDTGKLIKIPQEVLKIGDIVNVQISQNEGGSLIGRCIK, encoded by the coding sequence ATGAAATTATATATAGAAACTTTAGGTTGTGCCATGAATATGCGAGATAGCGAGCATATGATTGCAGAATTAAAAACAAAAGAAGGCTATACCCTCACAGAAGATGCCAAAGAGGCAGATTTGATTCTTATCAATACTTGTAGTGTGAGAGAAAAACCTGAACGTAAGCTTTTTTCAGAAATTGGTCAGTTTGCCCTCATTAAAAAACCTCATGCAAAAATTGGAATTTGTGGTTGCACTGCCAGCCATATGGGGGAAGAAATCATCAAAAAAGCCCCGAGTGTGAATTTTGTATTAGGAGCAAGAAATATTTCTAAAATTTCTGAAGTTATCCATAGGGATAAAGCTGTTGAAGTTGGAGTGGATTATGATGATAGCACTTATGTATTCGATACTGCCGGAAATATAGGGATAAAGGCATTATTAAATATTTCTATTGGCTGCGATAAGAGATGCGCTTATTGTATTGTCCCCCACACTCGCGGTAAAGAAATTTCTATTCCATTGGATTTGATTTTATCTGAAGCCGAAAAGCTTGCTCAAAATGGCGTGAAAGAATTGATGCTTTTAGGACAAAATGTAAATAACTATGGAGTTCGTTTTTCTTCTAACCACAAGATGATTAATTTTGCAGGGTTATTGAGAGAGATTAGCAAAATTGAAGGGATAAAAAGAATTCGTTTTACTTCTCCCCATCCTTTGCATATGGATGATGAGTTCCTGGAAGAGTTTGCATCTAACCCCAAAATATGCAAATGTATTCATATGCCCTTACAAAGCGGATCAAGTAAAATTCTCAAATCAATGAGGAGAGGTTATACCAAAGAATGGTATCTCAATCGCGTGGCTAAACTCAAGTCTCTTGTTCCTCATGTGGGTATTGGCACAGATATTATTGTGGCTTTTCCGGGTGAGAGTGAAGAAGATTTTGCTCATACAATGGATGTCCTTGAGAGTGTGCAATTTGATACGATGTATAGCTTCATATACTCACCTCGTCCCCATACAGAATCTTATCAGTGGGGTAAAGAAAGCATAGTATCTAAAGAAGTAGCTTCAAAAAGGCTTGCTATACTTCAAGACAAACATAAAACAATTCTAAGAGATAAAGCAAAAAAGGAAATAGGACATCTTCATGAAGTATTGATTGAAAATATCAAACATGGGGAGGATAGTTTTTCTGAAGGAAGGAGTGATACAGGAAAACTCATTAAGATTCCCCAAGAAGTTTTAAAAATTGGCGATATTGTAAATGTACAGATAAGTCAAAATGAAGGCGGAAGTTTGATAGGGCGATGTATAAAATGA
- a CDS encoding GatB/YqeY domain-containing protein: protein MSAIKEKMVQDLKIAMKNGDNFRRDTIRMLNSSLKQVEVDKRIVLSDTDVIGILKSAYKQRLDAADAYKKADRKDLFDKENKEMQIILEYLPKQLSDEELEKEVIKTIKAVGGISSKDMGKVMGALKHLNEVANGHRISAMVKKHLNQ, encoded by the coding sequence ATGAGTGCAATTAAAGAAAAAATGGTGCAAGACTTAAAAATAGCCATGAAAAATGGAGATAATTTTAGGCGTGATACAATACGTATGCTGAATAGTTCTTTGAAGCAAGTTGAAGTTGATAAAAGAATTGTCTTGAGCGACACAGATGTGATTGGGATTTTGAAAAGCGCTTATAAACAAAGGCTTGATGCTGCAGATGCTTATAAGAAAGCAGACAGGAAAGATCTGTTTGACAAAGAAAATAAAGAAATGCAGATTATTCTGGAATATTTGCCCAAACAATTAAGCGATGAAGAGCTTGAAAAAGAAGTTATCAAGACTATCAAGGCAGTTGGGGGGATATCTTCCAAAGATATGGGCAAAGTAATGGGAGCGCTTAAACATCTCAATGAAGTCGCTAATGGGCACAGAATTTCAGCAATGGTTAAAAAACATTTAAATCAATAG
- a CDS encoding lysophospholipid acyltransferase family protein gives MNLKKFKQKIILAILPRIVWIILWVLYWSCKNRFHLSESLKETNFIASFWHGEFLMLPFAYLKVRKKPKIYVISSNHFDGELMVKFYSFFGFRTIRGSTSKNGTRVLVKSFQCLRDGWDMGITPDGPKGPYHHIADGVVAMAQKTGIGISVSKVVFNRCYELSTWDKFKIPKPFSKIDYYMLDPFYIPKDMDMLAAKKMVYERMEHPL, from the coding sequence ATGAATCTAAAAAAGTTTAAACAAAAGATTATTTTGGCGATATTGCCTCGTATTGTTTGGATAATTTTGTGGGTACTTTATTGGAGTTGCAAGAATCGGTTTCATTTATCAGAATCTTTGAAAGAGACAAATTTTATTGCAAGTTTTTGGCATGGAGAATTTCTGATGCTTCCTTTTGCTTATCTCAAAGTTCGCAAAAAACCTAAAATATATGTGATTTCAAGTAATCATTTTGATGGAGAGCTGATGGTTAAGTTTTATAGTTTTTTTGGATTTCGCACCATTCGAGGATCGACGAGCAAAAATGGTACGCGCGTGCTTGTAAAGTCATTTCAATGCTTGAGAGATGGGTGGGATATGGGGATTACTCCTGATGGTCCTAAAGGTCCTTATCACCATATTGCTGATGGTGTAGTGGCAATGGCGCAAAAAACAGGTATCGGCATAAGCGTATCAAAGGTTGTTTTTAATCGTTGCTATGAACTCTCCACTTGGGATAAATTTAAAATTCCAAAGCCTTTTTCGAAAATTGATTATTATATGTTAGATCCTTTTTATATCCCCAAAGATATGGATATGTTGGCAGCAAAAAAAATGGTATATGAACGAATGGAGCATCCTTTATGA